In a genomic window of Myotis daubentonii chromosome X, mMyoDau2.1, whole genome shotgun sequence:
- the G6PD gene encoding glucose-6-phosphate 1-dehydrogenase isoform X5, with protein sequence MAEQVDLSRTQVCGILREELYQGDAFHQSETHIFIIMGASGDLAKKKIYPTIWWLFRDGLLPENTFIVGYARSRLTVADIRKMSEPFFKATPEEKARLEEFFARNSYVSGQYDQAASYEHLNDHINALCQGSQANRLFYLALPPTVYEAVTKNIRETCMSQTGWNRIIVEKPFGKDLQSSDRLSNHISSLFCEDQIYRIDHYLGKEMVQNLMVLRFANRIFGPIWNRDNVACVILTFKEPFGTEGRGGYFDEFGIIRDVMQNHLLQMLCLVAMEKPASTDSDDVRNEKVKVLKCISEAQLKNVVLGQYVGNPKGKGEATKGYLDDPTVPRGSTTATFAAVVLYVENERWDGVPFILRCGKALNERKAEVRLQFRDVAGDIFQQQCKRNELVIRVQPNEAVYTKMMTKKPGMFFNPEESELDLTYGNRYKNVKLPDAYERLILDVFCGSQMHFVRSDELREAWRIFTPLLHQIEHEKPQPIPYVYGSRGPAEADELMKRVGFQYEGTYKWVNPHKL encoded by the exons GGTGACCTGGCCAAGAAGAAGATCTACCCCACCATCTG GTGGCTGTTCCGGGATGGCCTTCTGCCTGAAAACACCTTCATCGTGGGCTATGCCCGCTCTCGTCTCACGGTGGCTGACATCCGTAAGATGAGCGAGCCCTTCTTCAAA GCCACCCCCGAGGAGAAGGCCAGGCTGGAGGAGTTCTTTGCCCGCAACTCCTACGTGTCTGGCCAGTACGATCAAGCAGCCTCCTATGAACACCTCAATGACCACATAAACGCCCTCTGCCAGGGGTCACAGGCCAACCGCCTCTTCTACCTGGCCTTGCCCCCCACTGTCTATGAGGCCGTCACCAAGAACATCCGAGAGACCTGCATGAGCCAGAC GGGCTGGAACCGCATCATTGTAGAGAAGCCCTTTGGGAAGGACCTGCAGAGCTCCGACCGCCTGTCCAACCACATCTCCTCCCTGTTCTGTGAGGACCAGATCTACCGCATCGACCACTACCTGGGCAAGGAGATGGTCCAGAACCTGATGGTGCTGAG gTTTGCCAACAGAATCTTTGGCCCCATCTGGAACCGGGACAATGTCGCCTGCGTCATCCTCACCTTCAAGGAGCCCTTTGGTACTGAGGGCCGCGGGGGCTACTTCGATGAATTTGGGATCATCCG GGACGTGATGCAGAACCACCTGCTGCAGATGCTGTGTCTGGTGGCCATGGAGAAGCCAGCCTCCACGGACTCGGACGACGTCCGCAATGAGAAG GTCAAGGTGTTGAAATGCATCTCAGAGGCGCAGTTGAAAAATGTGGTGTTGGGCCAGTATGTGGGCAATCCCAAGGGAAAGGGCGAGGCCACCAAAGGGTACCTGGACGACCCCACGGTGCCCCGGGGATCCACCACTGCCACCTTCGCAGCTGTTGTCCTCTATGTGGAAAACGAGAGGTGGGATG GGGTGCCCTTCATCCTGCGCTGCGGCAAAGCCCTGAACGAGCGCAAGGCCGAGGTGCGCCTGCAGTTCCGCGACGTGGCCGGCGACATCTTCCAGCAGCAGTGCAAGCGCAACGAGCTGGTGATCCGCGTGCAGCCCAACGAGGCCGTGTACACCAAGATGATGACCAAGAAGCCCGGCATGTTCTTCAACCCTGAGGAGTCCGAGCTGGACCTCACCTACGGCAACAGATACAAG AACGTGAAGCTCCCCGATGCCTATGAGCGCCTCATCCTGGACGTGTTCTGTGGGAGCCAGATGCACTTTGTGCGCAG TGACGAGCTGCGGGAGGCCTGGCGGATCTTCACGCCGCTGCTGCACCAGATCGAGCACGAGAAGCCGCAGCCCATCCCCTATGTTTACGGCAG CCGAGGTCCAGCGGAAGCAGATGAGCTGATGAAGAGAGTGGGCTTCCAGTATGAGGGCACTTACAAGTGGGTGAACCCCCACAAgctctga
- the FAM3A gene encoding protein FAM3A isoform X6 — MRAVGTLPVCGKRTVPKQFTCRRPQPSGRRGHEVGRPPPHRGPDCDRGSHLDHSQHLPGWAWQWLLSHPATLHQPRELSDGRARPMGHPYCPCPEPRARKYKCGLPQPCPEEHLAFRMVSGAANVIGPKICLEDKMLMSSVKDNVGRGLNIALVNGVSGELIEARAFDMWAGDVNDLLKFIRPLHEGTLVFVASYDDPATKMNEETRKLFSDLGSKNVKDLAFRDSWVFVGAKGVQNKSPFEQHVKNSRHTNKYEGWPEALEMEGCIPRRSTAS; from the exons ATGAGGGCCGTTGGCACATTGCCAGTCTGTGGAA AGCGCACGGTCCCCAAACAGTTCACCTGCCGGCGGCCCCAACCCAGCGGGAGACGTGGACATGAGGTTGGCAG GCCCCCTCCGCATCGTGGCCCTGATTGTGACCGTGGCTCTCACCTGGATCATAGTCAGCATCTTCCTGGGTGGGCCTGGCAGTGGCTTCTCTCGCATCCAGCAACTCTTCATCA GCCCAGAGAACTCAGTGACGGCAG GGCCAGGCCCATGGGTCACCCCTACTGTCCCTGCCCAGAGCCGCGGGCCAGGAAGTACAAGTGCGGCCTGCCCCAGCCATGTCCTGAGGAGCACCTGGCCTTCCGCATGGTCAGCGGGGCTGCCAATGTCATCGGACCCAAGATCTGCCTGGAGGACAAGAT GCTCATGAGCAGTGTGAAGGACAACGTGGGTCGAGGACTGAACATTGCCCTGGTGAATG GGGTCAGCGGTGAGCTCATCGAGGCCCGGGCCTTCGACATGTGGGCAGGAG ATGTCAACGATCTTCTGAAGTTTATTCGGCCACTGCATGAAGGCACCCTGGTGTTTGTGGCATCTTACGACGACCCCGCCACCAA GATGAACGAAGAGACCAGGAAGCTTTTCAGCGATTTGGGCAGCAAGAATGTCAAGGACCTAGCCTTCCGGGACAGCTGGGTGTTTGTGGGGGCCAAGGGTGTGCAGAACAAGAGCCCCTTTGAGCAG CATGTGAAGAACAGCAGACACACCAACAAGTACGAAGGCTGGCCTGAGGCGCTGGAGATGGAAGGCTGCATCCCAAGGAGAAGCACAGCCAGCTAG
- the FAM3A gene encoding protein FAM3A isoform X1, whose translation MRAVGTLPVCGKRTVPKQFTCRRPQPSGRRGHEVGRPPPHRGPDCDRGSHLDHSQHLPGWAWQWLLSHPATLHQNNSLPTGPENSVTAEPRARKYKCGLPQPCPEEHLAFRMVSGAANVIGPKICLEDKMLMSSVKDNVGRGLNIALVNGVSGELIEARAFDMWAGDVNDLLKFIRPLHEGTLVFVASYDDPATKMNEETRKLFSDLGSKNVKDLAFRDSWVFVGAKGVQNKSPFEQHVKNSRHTNKYEGWPEALEMEGCIPRRSTAS comes from the exons ATGAGGGCCGTTGGCACATTGCCAGTCTGTGGAA AGCGCACGGTCCCCAAACAGTTCACCTGCCGGCGGCCCCAACCCAGCGGGAGACGTGGACATGAGGTTGGCAG GCCCCCTCCGCATCGTGGCCCTGATTGTGACCGTGGCTCTCACCTGGATCATAGTCAGCATCTTCCTGGGTGGGCCTGGCAGTGGCTTCTCTCGCATCCAGCAACTCTTCATCA AAACAACTCTCTCCCCACAGGCCCAGAGAACTCAGTGACGGCAG AGCCGCGGGCCAGGAAGTACAAGTGCGGCCTGCCCCAGCCATGTCCTGAGGAGCACCTGGCCTTCCGCATGGTCAGCGGGGCTGCCAATGTCATCGGACCCAAGATCTGCCTGGAGGACAAGAT GCTCATGAGCAGTGTGAAGGACAACGTGGGTCGAGGACTGAACATTGCCCTGGTGAATG GGGTCAGCGGTGAGCTCATCGAGGCCCGGGCCTTCGACATGTGGGCAGGAG ATGTCAACGATCTTCTGAAGTTTATTCGGCCACTGCATGAAGGCACCCTGGTGTTTGTGGCATCTTACGACGACCCCGCCACCAA GATGAACGAAGAGACCAGGAAGCTTTTCAGCGATTTGGGCAGCAAGAATGTCAAGGACCTAGCCTTCCGGGACAGCTGGGTGTTTGTGGGGGCCAAGGGTGTGCAGAACAAGAGCCCCTTTGAGCAG CATGTGAAGAACAGCAGACACACCAACAAGTACGAAGGCTGGCCTGAGGCGCTGGAGATGGAAGGCTGCATCCCAAGGAGAAGCACAGCCAGCTAG
- the FAM3A gene encoding protein FAM3A isoform X2: protein MRAVGTLPVCGKRTVPKQFTCRRPQPSGRRGHEVGRPPPHRGPDCDRGSHLDHSQHLPGWAWQWLLSHPATLHQPRELSDGRARPMGHPYCPCPEPRARKYKCGLPQPCPEEHLAFRMVSGAANVIGPKICLEDKMLMSSVKDNVGRGLNIALVNDVNDLLKFIRPLHEGTLVFVASYDDPATKMNEETRKLFSDLGSKNVKDLAFRDSWVFVGAKGVQNKSPFEQHVKNSRHTNKYEGWPEALEMEGCIPRRSTAS from the exons ATGAGGGCCGTTGGCACATTGCCAGTCTGTGGAA AGCGCACGGTCCCCAAACAGTTCACCTGCCGGCGGCCCCAACCCAGCGGGAGACGTGGACATGAGGTTGGCAG GCCCCCTCCGCATCGTGGCCCTGATTGTGACCGTGGCTCTCACCTGGATCATAGTCAGCATCTTCCTGGGTGGGCCTGGCAGTGGCTTCTCTCGCATCCAGCAACTCTTCATCA GCCCAGAGAACTCAGTGACGGCAG GGCCAGGCCCATGGGTCACCCCTACTGTCCCTGCCCAGAGCCGCGGGCCAGGAAGTACAAGTGCGGCCTGCCCCAGCCATGTCCTGAGGAGCACCTGGCCTTCCGCATGGTCAGCGGGGCTGCCAATGTCATCGGACCCAAGATCTGCCTGGAGGACAAGAT GCTCATGAGCAGTGTGAAGGACAACGTGGGTCGAGGACTGAACATTGCCCTGGTGAATG ATGTCAACGATCTTCTGAAGTTTATTCGGCCACTGCATGAAGGCACCCTGGTGTTTGTGGCATCTTACGACGACCCCGCCACCAA GATGAACGAAGAGACCAGGAAGCTTTTCAGCGATTTGGGCAGCAAGAATGTCAAGGACCTAGCCTTCCGGGACAGCTGGGTGTTTGTGGGGGCCAAGGGTGTGCAGAACAAGAGCCCCTTTGAGCAG CATGTGAAGAACAGCAGACACACCAACAAGTACGAAGGCTGGCCTGAGGCGCTGGAGATGGAAGGCTGCATCCCAAGGAGAAGCACAGCCAGCTAG
- the FAM3A gene encoding protein FAM3A isoform X4, with product MRLAGPLRIVALIVTVALTWIIVSIFLGGPGSGFSRIQQLFISPENSVTAEPRARKYKCGLPQPCPEEHLAFRMVSGAANVIGPKICLEDKMLMSSVKDNVGRGLNIALVNGVSGELIEARAFDMWAGDVNDLLKFIRPLHEGTLVFVASYDDPATKMNEETRKLFSDLGSKNVKDLAFRDSWVFVGAKGVQNKSPFEQHVKNSRHTNKYEGWPEALEMEGCIPRRSTAS from the exons ATGAGGTTGGCAG GCCCCCTCCGCATCGTGGCCCTGATTGTGACCGTGGCTCTCACCTGGATCATAGTCAGCATCTTCCTGGGTGGGCCTGGCAGTGGCTTCTCTCGCATCCAGCAACTCTTCATCA GCCCAGAGAACTCAGTGACGGCAG AGCCGCGGGCCAGGAAGTACAAGTGCGGCCTGCCCCAGCCATGTCCTGAGGAGCACCTGGCCTTCCGCATGGTCAGCGGGGCTGCCAATGTCATCGGACCCAAGATCTGCCTGGAGGACAAGAT GCTCATGAGCAGTGTGAAGGACAACGTGGGTCGAGGACTGAACATTGCCCTGGTGAATG GGGTCAGCGGTGAGCTCATCGAGGCCCGGGCCTTCGACATGTGGGCAGGAG ATGTCAACGATCTTCTGAAGTTTATTCGGCCACTGCATGAAGGCACCCTGGTGTTTGTGGCATCTTACGACGACCCCGCCACCAA GATGAACGAAGAGACCAGGAAGCTTTTCAGCGATTTGGGCAGCAAGAATGTCAAGGACCTAGCCTTCCGGGACAGCTGGGTGTTTGTGGGGGCCAAGGGTGTGCAGAACAAGAGCCCCTTTGAGCAG CATGTGAAGAACAGCAGACACACCAACAAGTACGAAGGCTGGCCTGAGGCGCTGGAGATGGAAGGCTGCATCCCAAGGAGAAGCACAGCCAGCTAG
- the FAM3A gene encoding protein FAM3A isoform X5, whose translation MRLAGPLRIVALIVTVALTWIIVSIFLGGPGSGFSRIQQLFISPENSVTAEPRARKYKCGLPQPCPEEHLAFRMVSGAANVIGPKICLEDKMLMSSVKDNVGRGLNIALVNDVNDLLKFIRPLHEGTLVFVASYDDPATKMNEETRKLFSDLGSKNVKDLAFRDSWVFVGAKGVQNKSPFEQHVKNSRHTNKYEGWPEALEMEGCIPRRSTAS comes from the exons ATGAGGTTGGCAG GCCCCCTCCGCATCGTGGCCCTGATTGTGACCGTGGCTCTCACCTGGATCATAGTCAGCATCTTCCTGGGTGGGCCTGGCAGTGGCTTCTCTCGCATCCAGCAACTCTTCATCA GCCCAGAGAACTCAGTGACGGCAG AGCCGCGGGCCAGGAAGTACAAGTGCGGCCTGCCCCAGCCATGTCCTGAGGAGCACCTGGCCTTCCGCATGGTCAGCGGGGCTGCCAATGTCATCGGACCCAAGATCTGCCTGGAGGACAAGAT GCTCATGAGCAGTGTGAAGGACAACGTGGGTCGAGGACTGAACATTGCCCTGGTGAATG ATGTCAACGATCTTCTGAAGTTTATTCGGCCACTGCATGAAGGCACCCTGGTGTTTGTGGCATCTTACGACGACCCCGCCACCAA GATGAACGAAGAGACCAGGAAGCTTTTCAGCGATTTGGGCAGCAAGAATGTCAAGGACCTAGCCTTCCGGGACAGCTGGGTGTTTGTGGGGGCCAAGGGTGTGCAGAACAAGAGCCCCTTTGAGCAG CATGTGAAGAACAGCAGACACACCAACAAGTACGAAGGCTGGCCTGAGGCGCTGGAGATGGAAGGCTGCATCCCAAGGAGAAGCACAGCCAGCTAG
- the FAM3A gene encoding protein FAM3A isoform X3, whose translation MESRTQELEFIPGPLRIVALIVTVALTWIIVSIFLGGPGSGFSRIQQLFISPENSVTAEPRARKYKCGLPQPCPEEHLAFRMVSGAANVIGPKICLEDKMLMSSVKDNVGRGLNIALVNGVSGELIEARAFDMWAGDVNDLLKFIRPLHEGTLVFVASYDDPATKMNEETRKLFSDLGSKNVKDLAFRDSWVFVGAKGVQNKSPFEQHVKNSRHTNKYEGWPEALEMEGCIPRRSTAS comes from the exons ATGGAAAGCAGAACTCAAGAATTAGAGTTCATACCTG GCCCCCTCCGCATCGTGGCCCTGATTGTGACCGTGGCTCTCACCTGGATCATAGTCAGCATCTTCCTGGGTGGGCCTGGCAGTGGCTTCTCTCGCATCCAGCAACTCTTCATCA GCCCAGAGAACTCAGTGACGGCAG AGCCGCGGGCCAGGAAGTACAAGTGCGGCCTGCCCCAGCCATGTCCTGAGGAGCACCTGGCCTTCCGCATGGTCAGCGGGGCTGCCAATGTCATCGGACCCAAGATCTGCCTGGAGGACAAGAT GCTCATGAGCAGTGTGAAGGACAACGTGGGTCGAGGACTGAACATTGCCCTGGTGAATG GGGTCAGCGGTGAGCTCATCGAGGCCCGGGCCTTCGACATGTGGGCAGGAG ATGTCAACGATCTTCTGAAGTTTATTCGGCCACTGCATGAAGGCACCCTGGTGTTTGTGGCATCTTACGACGACCCCGCCACCAA GATGAACGAAGAGACCAGGAAGCTTTTCAGCGATTTGGGCAGCAAGAATGTCAAGGACCTAGCCTTCCGGGACAGCTGGGTGTTTGTGGGGGCCAAGGGTGTGCAGAACAAGAGCCCCTTTGAGCAG CATGTGAAGAACAGCAGACACACCAACAAGTACGAAGGCTGGCCTGAGGCGCTGGAGATGGAAGGCTGCATCCCAAGGAGAAGCACAGCCAGCTAG